A genomic window from Osmerus eperlanus chromosome 5, fOsmEpe2.1, whole genome shotgun sequence includes:
- the LOC134020544 gene encoding immunoglobulin superfamily member 22-like, with protein MMEMEKEMKTEMRGELEMEKPNETKTEIEGGLEMKIENETKTEIEGGLEMKMENEMKTEIEGRLEMKMENKMKTEIEGGLEMKMENEMQTDIEEGLVMGIETKIRMGGGLEMEMENEMTMEMEKEMKMRMEKEMKMDMEKEMKMRMEKGLELMGMGMEQLTEMRMSSSRSSSSASFSVSSTRTRKTSQTKAVEEHSVVQRKTSAVVESFSQVQKSPHVPEGESVPDFEERPRPITAQEGDKVSFKVKVTGTPSPTVTWERASGKLLSEGIKTFYDSINKQHVLKIKSLAMDDADVYKCIASNEHGHSIYSISLIVTDNPAMDFKKMLKKRSVPVGRRGGRKPPTEEEMLKILSGAEKKDYERICAEHGFTDFRGILKKLKEMKKKVEVEMVRVLKPLEDITAKVDSNVVFETILELKDPNTNMRWLLGTELLRIQYSLGKYEVKQLGTKHTLCISRVGLDDMGTYTLQVGDTTLSARLTVVDEPLGFLSELKPMRVTERQTAVFEVRLSKRTDVPLIWKVKGKEVKRDEKFDVSVSDDGLTYTLKIKDVRASDTGEYTMNIGDLTTSAPLFIERLPIKFSSPLKNMRVKEKSKARLECEIGTKDVHVRWLKDGRDITNDPRYIFMREGKRAEVIVEDCDVADAGEYAVVCTQDNDEHEYISSANLTVDERFATVKSDMSDAQCPTGSPAELCVVLNDEKVDGVWLKDGVEVSELSGVQVVKQGAVHKLLFTSVTDAHQGKYTFRAKGAESEAVLTIADPPEIDPALLELLGAQPVTVKAGQTATIKIPFKGRPLPKVTWYKDGLEMLDDERTKVERTSDSTTLVLSRCEREDSGAIMVRLKSDCGTAIANLHLNVLDRPKPPQGKVEFPERTGRCITMKWKAPKDNGGQQISSFVVERRPAGKKSWVRVGEVESSTTTFSDVKVEEGKAYQYRIRAANSQGLSDALETDDVYAGEPIEPPGMASQPQVCDVTKEAVTVSWSPPGQDGGAAVLGYVLERRKKGSNMWVPVNTEPLTDTKCVVDGLVEDMEYEFRVTSINRAGAGSPSTASNFVLAKDPIRAPGLVRDLAVSDSSNSSISLSWKPPELGDQPSGYILEVRPDDAKEWTKNTKIPIAGTAYTVTGLQERMKYFFRIRAVNEGGVGEPRELEEGVLAMPPPAPPRFDLQGKVKNQIVVRAGSALCIQLSFTGSPPPVVSWLRDGIPTQGRETITKGKTHSQFLISSSQRSDAGVYRAHLKNDYGEAHYDISVRVTDFPRPPRNLRLVEEVPGTVTLQWDHTPDLGDDEGGHYVILKRDASTSSWFTTAECVYSNKYTVTGLLPGRKYYFRVMARNSIGDSDPLDSRESLIIAKEKEPISSLLKKEYTRTERQVKPAFILPLKDHAVRRGNDCTMSCAFLGMPIPLASWYKGEVQISDKPRFWQSTADGVCTLTIPSCVARDSGDYTLLLESPLGQARCSCNLLIFDKDDKSLLDNLTDRTAKEKLIM; from the exons atgatggagatggagaaagagatgaaaacagagatgaggggagagttgGAGATGGAGAAGCCAAATGAGACAAAAACTGAAATTGAAGGAGGACTGGAGATGAAGATCGAGAATGAGACGAAAacagagattgagggagggtTGGAGATGAAGATGGAGAACGAGATGAAAACCGAGATTGAGGGAAGGTTGGAGATGAAGATGGAGAACAAGATGAAAACAGAGATTGAAGGAGGGTTGGAGATGAAGATGGAGAATGAGATGCAAACAGATATTGAGGAAGGGTTGGTGATGGGGATAGAGACAAAAatcaggatgggaggagggttggagatggagatggagaacgAGATGAcgatggagatggagaaggagatgaagatgaggatggagaaggagatgaagatggacatggagaaggagatgaagatgaggatggaGAAGGGTCTAGAGCTGATGGGGATGGGGATGGAGCAGTTGACGGAGATGCGTATgtcctcctcccgctcctcctcctctgcttcatTCAGTGTGAGCTCCACAAGGACACGCAAGACCTCCCAGACGAAGGCTGTGGAGG AGCACTCTGTGGTGCAACGTAAGACCTCGGCTGTTGTGGAGTCCTTCAGCCAGGTGCAGAAATCCCCTCACGTCCCAGAGGGGGAGTCTGTCCCAGATTTCGAGGAGAGACCACGCCCCATCACTGCCCAGGAGG GGGACAAGGTGTCCTTCAAGGTGAAGGTGACGGGGACCCCCTCACCCACTGTGACTTGGGAGAGAGCCAGCGGAAAGCTACTGTCTGAGGGAATCAAGACCTTCTACGATAGCATCAACAAACAGCACGTCCTGAAA ATCAAGAGCCTGGCCATGGATGATGCCGATGTCTACAAGTGCATTGCCTCCAACGAGCATGGACATTCCATCTACTCCATTTCCCTCATAGTAACAGACA ATCCAGCGATGGACTTCAAAAAGATGCTTAAAAAACG GAGTGTTCCTGTGGGGCGTCGAGGGGGGAGGAAGCCCCCCACTGAGGAGGAGATGCTGAAGATCCTGTCCGGGGCCGAAAAGAAGGACTATGAGAGGATCTGTGCTGAACACGGCTTCACCGACTTCCGGGGCATCCTCAAAAAACTCAAAGAGATGAAGAAgaaagtggaggtggag ATGGTGCGGGTTCTGAAACCCCTGGAGGATATCACAGCCAAGGTCGACTCCAACGTGGTCTTCGAAACCATCCTGGAGCTCAAGGACCCCAACACGAACATGCGCTGGCTTTTG GGAACAGAGCTGTTGCGCATCCAGTACTCTCTGGGGAAATACGAAGTGAAGCAGCTGGGCACCAAACACACGCTGTGCATCTCCAGAGTTGGCCTTGATGACATGGGCACCTACACACTGCAAGTAGGAGACACGACCCTCTCGGCCAGGCTCACAGTTGTTG atGAGCCTCTGGGGTTCCTGTCGGAACTGAAGCCAATGAGAGTGACAGAGCGCCAGACAGCTGTGTTTGAGGTCCGCCTGTCAAAGAGGACAGATGTTCCCCTCATCTGGAAG GTGAAGGggaaggaggtgaagagggatgaGAAGTTTGACGTGTCTGTGTCTGACGACGGGCTGACCTACACCCTGAAGATAAAGGACGTTAGGGCCAGTGACACCGGAGAGTACACCATGAACATTGGAGATCTCActacctctgctcctctcttcataGAAC GCCTCCCCATCAAGTTCTCGAGCCCTCTGAAAAACATGCGTGTGAAAGAAAAAAGCAAGGCCCGTCTGGAGTGCGAGATCGGCACCAAGGACGTGCACGTGCGATGGCTGAAGGACGGCCGTGACATCACCAACGACCCGCGCTACATCTTCATGCGCGAGGGGAAGAGGGCGGAGGTCATCGTGGAGGACTGCGACGTGGCGGACGCAGGCGAGTACGCGGTGGTCTGCACCCAGGACAATGACGAGCACGAGTACATCAGCTCCGCTAACCTGACCGTGGACG AGCGCTTTGCCACAGTGAAGAGTGACATGTCAGATGCCCAGTGTCCAACAGGCTCAccagcagagctgtgtgtggtCCTGAATGATGAGAAGGTGGATGGAGTATGGCTGAAAGATGGAGTAGAG GTGTCGGAGCTGAGCGGGGTGCAGGTGGTGAAGCAGGGGGCGGTCCACAAGCTGCTCTTCACAAGCGTAACCGATGCCCATCAGGGAAAGTACACCTTCAGAGCGAAGGGGGCCGAGAGCGAGGCTGTCCTCACCATCGCAG ACCCTCCAGAGATCGACCCCGcgctgctggagctgctgggggCCCAGCCTGTGACGGTGAAGGCAGGCCAGACCGCTACCATCAAGATCCCCTTCAAGGGACGCCCCCTGCCCAAGGTCACCTGGTACAAGGACGGCCTGGAGATGCTGGATGACGAGCGGACCAAGGTGGAGCGCACGTCTGACTCCACCACGCTGGTACTGAGCAG GTGTGAGCGAGAGGACAGTGGTGCCATCATGGTTCGTCTGAAGAGTGACTGTGGCACGGCCATTGCCAACCTCCACCTCAACGTCCTGG ACCGCCCCAAGCCCCCGCAGGGCAAGGTGGAGTTCCCAGAGAGGACGGGCAGGTGCATCACCATGAAGTGGAAGGCCCCGAAGGACAACGGGGGCCAGCAGATCAGCAGCTTTGTTGTCGAGCGTCGTCCAGCCGGGAAGAAGTCCTGGGTccgggtgggggaggtggagagcagCACCACCACCTTCAGTGAcgtgaaggtggaggagggcaaGGCCTACCAGTACCGcatcagggctgccaactcccAGGGCCTGAGTGACGCACTGGAGACTGACGATGTGTACGCAGGGGAGCCCATTG AGCCCCCAGGCATGGCGTCCCAACCGCAGGTGTGTGACGTCACCAAAGAGGCGGTGACGGTGAGCTGGTCTCCCCCGGGCCAGGACGGCGGCGCGGCGGTGCTGGGCTacgtcctggagaggaggaagaagggaagcaACATGTGGGTCCCCGTCAACACAGAGCCCCTCACAG ATACCAAGTGTGTGGTGGATGGGCTGGTGGAGGATATGGAGTATGAGTTTAGAGTGACCAGCATCaacagggctggagctgggagccCCAGTACAGCCTCCAACTTTGTTCTGGCCAAAGACCCCATCC gTGCCCCAGGCCTGGTGAGGGACCTGGCAGTGTCTgactcctccaactcctccatctctctgagcTGGAAGCCCCCTGAGCTGGGAGACCAGCCCTCTGGCTACATCCTGGAGGTCCGCCCCGACGACGCCAAGGAGTGGACCAAGAACACCAAGATCCCCATCGCCGGCACGGCCTACACTGTGACAGGCCTGCAGGAGCGCATGAAGTACTTCTTCCGCATCCGGGCGGTGaacgagggaggggtgggggagcccagagagctggaggagggggtgctgGCCATGCCCCCCCCTGCGCCCCCTAGGTTTGACCTCCAGGGGAAGGTGAAGAACCAGATAGTGGTGCGAGCAGGGTCGGCCCTGTGCATCCAGCTGTCCTTCACT ggctcccctccccccgtggTGTCCTGGTTAAGGGACGGCATCCCCACCCAGGGCAGGGAGACAATCACCAAGGGCAAGACCCACTCTCagttcctcatctcctcctcccagcgctCCGACGCGGGCGTCTACCGCGCTCACTTGAAGAACGACTACGGAGAGGCCCACTATGACATCAGCGTCCGggtgacag acttcCCACGCCCCCCCAGGAACCTGCGTCTGGTGGAGGAGGTCCCGGGCACGGTGACCCTGCAGTGGGACCACACCCCCGACCTGGGGGACGACGAGGGCGGCCATTACGTCATCCTCAAACGAGACGCTAGCACCTCGTCCTGGTTTACCACCGCCGAGTGCGTCTACAGCAACAAGTACACTGTCACCGGACTGCTTCCTGGAAGGAAGTATTACTTCCGGGTCATGGCACGCAATTCTATTGGAGACAGTGACCCCCTGGACTCCAGAGAGTCCCTGATCATCGCTAAGGAGAAAG AACCAATCAGCAGCCTTCTCAAGAAGGAGTACACACGCACCGAGCGCCAGGTGAAGCCAGCCTTCATTCTGCCCTTGAAGGACCACGCCGTTCGCCGTGGAAACGACTGCACCATGAGCTGCGCCTTCCTGGGAATGCCCATTCCGCTG GCCAGCTGGTACAAGGGGGAAGTGCAGATCTCAGACAAGCCGCGGTTCTGGCAGAGCACAGCGGATGGGGTGTGCACCCTCACCATCCCCTCCTGTGTGGCCAGGGACAGTGGAGACTACAccctgctgctggagagccCTCTGGGACAGGCCAGGTGCTCCTGCAACCTGCTCATCTTCG ATAAGGATGACAAGAGTCTTCTAGATAATCTTACTGACCGTACAGCTAAGGAAAAACTCATCATGTGA